One Longimicrobium terrae DNA segment encodes these proteins:
- a CDS encoding M20/M25/M40 family metallo-hydrolase: protein MRLCLLAAAAALLAAVPASAQNRNADRVLRAIQEEGTARSRLEPMAQALFDSIGPRLTGSAGQAAAHRWAVEQFRGWGIDARTEPYGTWVGWDRGTLHADLLAPRVKSLEARSLSWSPGTSGAVTGEVIAIPELQNVDALRAWLPTIRGKFVLAAAEPASCRPVENWQQWARPEGLADLARRTALADSAWNGMLRRLRLTSAELVGGLSQSGAAGVLTSDWTGGWGTQRVHYTFGAGAPVLDVTCEDFGLLSRLARRGQGPRIRVASTAAFTDTAAPAANTIATLPGRQLPNEYVVLSAHFDSWDAGSGATDNGTGVLTMMEAARILRTVYPRPKRTIVIGLWGSEEQGLNGSRAFAEDHPEIVDGLQALLNQDTGTGRIERVSLQGFSGAGPFWRRWLAALPRDVADGIELDDPGLPSAGSSDHSSFVCRGAPGFWLLSKSWDYGTYTWHTDRDTYDKVVFDDVRRNAITIAMLAWQAAEDERVPRTRREMPANAAGAAGQWPACQAPQRAVQ, encoded by the coding sequence GTGCGCCTTTGCCTGCTCGCCGCCGCGGCGGCCCTGCTCGCCGCCGTTCCCGCATCCGCGCAGAACCGCAATGCGGACCGCGTGCTGCGCGCCATCCAGGAAGAAGGGACGGCGCGGTCGCGGCTGGAGCCCATGGCGCAGGCGCTGTTCGACTCCATCGGCCCGCGGCTGACGGGAAGCGCGGGGCAGGCCGCGGCGCACCGGTGGGCCGTGGAGCAGTTTCGCGGATGGGGGATCGACGCGCGCACGGAGCCGTACGGCACCTGGGTGGGGTGGGACCGCGGAACGCTGCACGCCGACCTGCTGGCGCCGCGGGTGAAGTCGCTGGAAGCGCGCTCGCTCTCCTGGAGCCCGGGAACCAGCGGCGCGGTCACGGGCGAGGTCATCGCCATCCCTGAACTGCAGAACGTGGACGCACTGCGTGCGTGGCTGCCGACCATCCGCGGCAAGTTCGTCCTGGCCGCGGCGGAGCCGGCCAGCTGCCGCCCGGTGGAGAACTGGCAGCAGTGGGCGCGGCCGGAGGGGCTGGCCGACCTGGCGCGGCGGACGGCGCTGGCGGACAGCGCATGGAACGGCATGCTGCGGCGCCTGCGCCTGACCTCGGCGGAGCTGGTGGGTGGATTGAGCCAGTCCGGCGCGGCGGGCGTGCTCACCAGTGACTGGACGGGCGGATGGGGCACGCAGCGCGTCCACTACACCTTTGGCGCGGGCGCGCCGGTGCTGGACGTTACCTGCGAGGACTTCGGCCTCCTTTCCCGCCTGGCGCGCCGCGGGCAGGGTCCGCGCATCCGCGTGGCGAGCACCGCCGCCTTTACCGACACCGCCGCGCCCGCCGCCAACACCATCGCCACCCTTCCCGGCCGCCAGCTTCCGAACGAGTACGTGGTGCTGAGCGCGCACTTCGACAGCTGGGACGCGGGATCGGGCGCCACGGACAACGGCACCGGCGTGCTGACCATGATGGAGGCCGCGCGCATCCTGCGCACCGTCTATCCCCGGCCCAAGCGGACCATCGTCATCGGCCTGTGGGGGAGCGAGGAGCAGGGATTGAACGGCTCGCGCGCGTTCGCCGAAGATCATCCCGAGATCGTGGACGGTCTGCAGGCGCTGCTGAACCAGGACACGGGCACGGGGCGCATCGAGCGCGTGTCGCTGCAGGGGTTCAGCGGCGCGGGGCCGTTCTGGCGCCGCTGGCTGGCCGCCCTGCCGCGCGACGTGGCGGACGGAATCGAGCTGGACGATCCCGGCCTGCCCAGCGCGGGCTCCAGCGACCACTCGTCGTTCGTGTGCCGCGGCGCGCCGGGGTTCTGGCTGCTTTCCAAATCGTGGGATTACGGGACGTATACCTGGCACACCGACCGCGACACGTATGACAAGGTCGTGTTCGACGACGTGCGCCGGAACGCCATCACCATCGCCATGCTGGCGTGGCAGGCCGCGGAAGACGAGCGCGTCCCCCGCACCCGGCGCGAGATGCCGGCCAACGCGGCCGGCGCGGCGGGGCAGTGGCCCGCCTGCCAGGCCCCGCAGCGCGCCGTGCAGTAG
- a CDS encoding M20/M25/M40 family metallo-hydrolase yields MKRTVLAALAAAAVLSAPAAAQPQWTTTDPVLRAIWEEEMQRSQLQTLGQALMDSIGPRLTASPGMEAAQRWAIAQYAQWGITARTERYGTWRGWRRGITHIDLMTPRVRSLEGQMLSWSPGTRGPVTAGVVTLPDFADSTAFAAWLPTVRGKFVMTSFAQPTCRPDDNWARWAVAADWERYRAARTAEMTAFNQRLARAGTNGRDLPTKLEQAGAVGVVTSLWSQGWGVDKIFNARTRQVPTVDLSCEDYGLVWRLSMNGDAPTLRMEAEAEFTGEEVPVSNVVAEVRGRRKPNEYIMLSAHFDSWDGGSGATDNGTGTLVMMEAMRILQKVYPRPNRTILSGHWSGEELGLVGSRAFAEDHPDVVRGLHVLFNQDNGTGRVRNIPMQGFTQTAPVWRRWLAAMPAFVTDSVQIDDPGAPGGGGSDHASFVCHGAPAFMLGSLSWDYGSYTWHTNRDTYDKISWDDVQRNAMMVAMLVYLADQEQAPLPRTQRTDFPVNQQTGQPGSWPACTAPFRSAAQSTR; encoded by the coding sequence ATGAAACGAACCGTACTCGCGGCACTTGCCGCCGCGGCGGTGCTGTCCGCCCCGGCGGCCGCGCAGCCGCAGTGGACCACCACGGACCCCGTGCTGCGCGCCATCTGGGAAGAAGAGATGCAGCGTTCGCAGCTGCAGACGCTGGGGCAGGCGCTGATGGACTCCATCGGCCCGCGGCTCACCGCGTCGCCGGGGATGGAGGCGGCGCAGCGCTGGGCCATCGCCCAGTACGCGCAGTGGGGGATCACCGCGCGCACGGAGCGCTACGGCACGTGGCGCGGCTGGCGGCGCGGCATCACCCACATCGACCTGATGACGCCGCGCGTGCGCTCGCTGGAAGGGCAGATGCTGTCGTGGAGCCCGGGCACCCGCGGGCCGGTGACGGCCGGCGTCGTCACCCTGCCGGACTTCGCGGATTCCACGGCGTTCGCGGCGTGGCTGCCCACGGTGCGCGGCAAGTTCGTGATGACCTCGTTCGCGCAGCCCACCTGCCGCCCAGATGACAACTGGGCGCGCTGGGCGGTGGCCGCGGACTGGGAGCGCTACCGCGCGGCCCGCACGGCCGAGATGACGGCGTTCAACCAGCGGCTGGCGCGCGCCGGCACCAACGGGCGCGACCTTCCCACGAAGCTGGAGCAGGCCGGCGCGGTGGGCGTGGTGACCAGCCTGTGGTCGCAGGGGTGGGGCGTGGACAAGATCTTCAACGCCCGCACCCGCCAGGTGCCCACGGTGGACCTGAGCTGCGAGGACTACGGCCTGGTGTGGCGCCTGTCGATGAACGGCGACGCGCCCACGCTGCGCATGGAAGCCGAGGCGGAGTTCACGGGCGAGGAAGTGCCGGTGAGCAACGTGGTGGCCGAGGTTCGCGGCCGCCGCAAGCCCAACGAGTACATCATGCTGAGCGCCCACTTCGACTCGTGGGACGGCGGATCGGGCGCCACGGACAACGGCACCGGCACGCTGGTGATGATGGAGGCGATGCGCATCCTGCAGAAGGTGTATCCGCGCCCCAACCGCACCATTCTTTCCGGCCACTGGAGCGGCGAAGAGCTGGGCCTCGTAGGGTCGCGCGCCTTTGCCGAGGACCATCCGGACGTGGTTCGCGGGCTGCACGTGCTGTTCAACCAGGACAACGGCACTGGGCGCGTGCGCAACATCCCCATGCAGGGCTTTACGCAGACGGCTCCCGTGTGGCGCCGCTGGCTGGCCGCCATGCCGGCGTTCGTGACGGACAGCGTGCAGATCGACGATCCGGGCGCCCCGGGCGGCGGCGGGTCCGACCACGCGTCGTTCGTGTGCCACGGCGCGCCGGCGTTCATGCTGGGATCGCTGTCGTGGGATTACGGCTCGTACACGTGGCACACCAACCGCGACACCTACGACAAGATCTCGTGGGATGACGTGCAGCGGAACGCCATGATGGTGGCCATGCTCGTGTACCTGGCCGACCAGGAGCAGGCGCCGCTGCCGCGCACGCAGCGCACCGACTTCCCGGTGAACCAGCAGACCGGGCAGCCGGGCTCCTGGCCCGCCTGCACGGCCCCCTTCCGCAGCGCCGCCCAGAGCACGCGCTGA
- a CDS encoding nucleotidyltransferase family protein, whose product MKLDFPEDRIAEFCRKWSVTEFALFGSVLRDDFRPDSDVDVLLTFGPDSGVSLFDFVDMQDELEAAFGRRVDVSSRRGVERSENPYRRKAILESARVVYQPRTEALIGVPTDLEGNRSDDA is encoded by the coding sequence ATGAAGCTGGATTTTCCCGAGGACAGGATCGCTGAGTTCTGCCGGAAGTGGAGCGTGACGGAATTCGCGCTCTTCGGCTCCGTGCTGCGCGACGACTTCCGTCCGGACAGCGACGTGGACGTACTGCTTACGTTCGGTCCGGATTCCGGCGTGTCGCTGTTCGATTTCGTGGACATGCAGGACGAACTGGAAGCGGCGTTCGGGCGCCGCGTGGACGTCAGCAGCCGGCGTGGCGTGGAGCGGAGCGAGAATCCATATCGCCGGAAGGCGATTCTGGAATCGGCGCGTGTGGTGTACCAACCACGGACCGAAGCGCTGATCGGAGTACCGACAGACCTGGAAGGAAATCGCAGTGACGACGCATAG
- a CDS encoding GIY-YIG nuclease family protein, which produces MKSTPVHPLRTVAREARNIPGVYRWLGTDGEVLYVGKSKTLRTRLLTYFRAQRGDKQHRIVEGAHSLTWDYEPSEFAALLRELEMIKRFRPRMNVQHKRDGRYSFLKIAGVSAPRLYVVSAVSDDAASYYGPFRGGRRVEEAVRELNDLLGLRDCPVNTPIRFADQPDLFSWEHTPRCHRFDLKLCLGPCAGRCAETEYMRRVDLARAFLDGKADEPLRWLNERMTAAAERWEYEYAGMLRDRLQRLEALRDEFARLREALDGLTFLYCVPGVDQDDRVYLVRRGTVRAAVTAPKSAAERRRLERLCDEHFGLPEPTSTLVQRHQVDEILLIARWFRGRPDQMENTVPPARLEALPLSA; this is translated from the coding sequence GTGAAGTCCACCCCCGTTCATCCGCTGCGCACCGTGGCGCGCGAGGCCCGCAACATTCCCGGCGTGTACCGCTGGCTGGGAACGGACGGCGAGGTCCTGTACGTGGGCAAGAGCAAGACGCTGCGCACGCGCCTGCTCACCTACTTTCGCGCCCAGCGCGGCGACAAGCAGCACCGCATCGTCGAAGGCGCGCACTCGCTCACGTGGGACTACGAGCCCAGCGAGTTCGCGGCGCTTCTGCGCGAGCTGGAGATGATCAAGCGCTTCCGCCCGCGGATGAACGTGCAGCACAAACGCGACGGGCGGTACTCGTTCCTCAAGATCGCCGGCGTCAGCGCGCCGCGGCTGTACGTCGTGAGCGCCGTGAGCGACGATGCGGCCAGCTACTACGGGCCGTTCCGCGGCGGCCGGCGGGTGGAAGAGGCCGTCCGCGAGTTGAACGACCTGCTGGGCCTGCGCGACTGCCCCGTCAACACGCCCATCCGCTTCGCCGACCAGCCGGACCTGTTTTCGTGGGAGCACACGCCGCGCTGCCACCGCTTTGACCTGAAGCTGTGCCTGGGCCCCTGTGCCGGCCGCTGCGCCGAGACGGAGTACATGCGCCGGGTGGACCTGGCCCGCGCCTTTCTGGACGGCAAGGCCGACGAACCGCTGCGCTGGCTCAACGAGCGGATGACCGCTGCCGCCGAGCGCTGGGAGTACGAGTACGCGGGAATGCTGCGCGACCGGCTGCAGCGGCTGGAGGCGCTGCGCGACGAGTTCGCCCGGCTGCGCGAGGCGCTGGACGGGCTCACCTTTCTGTACTGCGTGCCCGGCGTGGACCAGGACGACCGCGTGTATCTGGTGCGCCGCGGCACCGTGCGCGCCGCCGTCACGGCCCCGAAGTCGGCGGCGGAGCGGCGGCGGCTGGAGCGGTTGTGCGACGAGCACTTCGGCCTTCCCGAGCCCACCAGTACTCTCGTTCAGCGCCACCAGGTGGATGAAATTCTGCTGATCGCGCGCTGGTTCCGCGGGCGGCCGGACCAGATGGAGAACACCGTTCCGCCCGCCCGGCTGGAGGCGCTTCCCCTGAGCGCCTGA
- a CDS encoding metallophosphoesterase, with protein sequence MRRSIRPFLLVAAAIAVSACGRGPSGAADRAIDDDTATAVPSNSPYGARAGDIVRVTPVEIEVIDLPDGWNGMRIAALSDFHLGMWPDNVNVARAAMERAVAERPDLIVLLGDYVGRGGDFAALDRVLEPAKGRPVYAVLGNEDMAESTEGEPDSMAILTRQALERNGVRVLMNQRVAFGRNGDTAYIAGIDPYTARRPDWRRAETYGGIPGGGRTPVMLAHMPVSAATLPTDKYPSMISGHTFCGGLEVPGTPRLSWVNTELFPQETGVGTNRIYRIRGSTLFITCGVGFSFVPVRFGAPPEVAMITLRPVGGAVKRDTASAAATVNVDSLIQQFTPEADTVRRDTVPGEEEA encoded by the coding sequence ATGCGGAGGTCCATCCGCCCTTTCCTGCTTGTTGCCGCCGCCATCGCGGTTTCCGCCTGCGGCCGCGGCCCGTCCGGCGCCGCCGACCGGGCCATCGACGACGACACCGCGACCGCTGTTCCCTCCAACTCGCCGTACGGGGCGCGGGCGGGCGACATCGTCCGCGTGACCCCGGTGGAGATCGAGGTCATCGACCTTCCCGACGGGTGGAACGGAATGCGGATCGCCGCGCTTTCCGACTTTCACCTGGGGATGTGGCCCGACAACGTGAACGTGGCGCGGGCCGCCATGGAGCGCGCCGTCGCCGAGCGCCCCGACCTGATCGTGCTGCTGGGCGACTACGTGGGGCGCGGCGGCGACTTCGCGGCGCTGGACCGCGTGCTGGAGCCGGCCAAGGGACGCCCGGTGTACGCGGTGCTGGGCAACGAGGACATGGCCGAAAGCACCGAGGGCGAGCCGGACAGCATGGCCATCCTCACCCGCCAGGCGCTGGAGCGCAACGGCGTGCGCGTGCTGATGAACCAGCGCGTCGCGTTCGGCCGCAACGGCGACACGGCGTACATCGCGGGGATTGATCCGTACACCGCGCGCCGGCCGGACTGGCGCCGCGCGGAGACGTACGGCGGCATCCCCGGCGGCGGGCGCACGCCGGTGATGCTGGCGCACATGCCCGTCTCCGCGGCTACGCTGCCCACGGACAAGTATCCGTCCATGATCTCCGGCCACACCTTCTGCGGCGGGCTGGAAGTGCCGGGAACGCCGCGGCTGAGCTGGGTGAACACGGAGCTGTTTCCGCAGGAGACGGGCGTGGGCACCAACCGCATCTACCGCATTCGCGGCAGCACGCTGTTCATCACCTGCGGCGTGGGCTTCTCGTTCGTTCCCGTGCGCTTCGGGGCACCGCCGGAGGTGGCCATGATCACGCTGCGCCCGGTGGGCGGCGCGGTGAAGCGCGACACCGCCTCGGCGGCCGCGACGGTGAATGTGGACTCGCTGATCCAGCAGTTCACGCCGGAGGCCGACACGGTCAGGCGCGACACCGTTCCGGGCGAGGAAGAAGCGTAG
- a CDS encoding UbiA-like polyprenyltransferase codes for MTTHRLEGQHIGGRGRLADYSNLVKLPHTVFAMPFALVGATLASYRYTVHALDIVLILVAFTSARFAAMGFNRIADRAIDARNPRTQMREIPAGKLSVGQATAAVIIASVIFFACAAMLNRLCLYLAPAALAIILFYSYTKRFTRYAHLVLGFSLAIAPVGAYLAIAGAWSRPVGALLALAGGVLCWVAGFDILYSLQDMDFDREQGLHSIPSKLGASGALAFSRVLHLLSAGLFITLGLLLPELGAAYFVGCAVIALMLAYEQSLVRSDDFSKIDAAFFNVNGAISVVFLLIVLGERLFQ; via the coding sequence GTGACGACGCATAGACTGGAAGGGCAGCACATCGGGGGGCGGGGGCGGCTGGCGGACTACAGCAATCTGGTGAAGCTGCCGCACACCGTTTTCGCCATGCCGTTCGCGCTCGTGGGCGCCACGCTGGCGAGCTACCGCTACACCGTGCACGCGCTGGACATCGTGCTGATTCTGGTGGCGTTCACCAGCGCGCGGTTCGCGGCGATGGGCTTCAACCGCATCGCCGACCGTGCCATCGACGCGCGCAACCCGCGCACGCAGATGCGCGAGATTCCCGCCGGCAAGCTGTCCGTGGGGCAGGCGACCGCGGCGGTGATCATCGCCAGCGTCATCTTCTTTGCCTGCGCGGCCATGCTCAACCGCCTGTGCCTGTACCTGGCGCCGGCCGCGCTGGCCATCATCCTGTTCTACTCGTACACCAAGCGCTTCACCCGCTACGCGCACCTGGTTCTGGGCTTCTCGCTGGCGATCGCGCCGGTGGGGGCGTACCTGGCCATCGCGGGCGCGTGGAGCCGGCCTGTGGGGGCGCTGCTGGCCCTGGCGGGGGGCGTGCTGTGCTGGGTGGCGGGGTTCGACATCCTGTACTCGCTGCAGGACATGGACTTTGACCGCGAGCAGGGGCTGCACTCCATCCCCTCCAAGCTGGGCGCGAGCGGTGCGCTGGCGTTCTCGCGCGTGCTCCATCTTCTGTCCGCCGGGCTGTTCATCACCCTGGGCCTGCTGCTGCCGGAACTGGGCGCCGCGTACTTCGTGGGGTGCGCCGTGATCGCGCTGATGCTGGCGTACGAGCAGAGCCTGGTGCGCAGCGACGATTTCTCGAAGATCGATGCGGCGTTCTTCAACGTGAACGGCGCGATCAGCGTGGTGTTTCTGCTGATCGTACTCGGCGAGCGGCTGTTCCAGTGA
- a CDS encoding UbiX family flavin prenyltransferase codes for MRVAADAPVTFGITGASGAPYAVAALRALNESGTPVRLIISGYGLRLLAEECGIDGIDGLRAATGDWSRVEFYDSLDRGATPASGSAPSRGMVVCPCSMGTLASIAAGTSRNLVERSADVALKERRPLILVPRETPLSLIHLENMTRLTRAGATIMPAAPGFYHRPRSIDDLVDFVAARILDHLDVPHTLGARWKSGERPVEDA; via the coding sequence GTGAGAGTCGCCGCGGACGCGCCCGTCACATTTGGCATCACCGGCGCGTCGGGCGCACCGTACGCCGTGGCCGCCCTGCGCGCGCTCAACGAGAGCGGCACGCCGGTGCGGCTGATCATCAGCGGCTACGGGCTGCGGCTGCTGGCGGAGGAGTGCGGGATCGACGGCATCGATGGGCTGCGCGCGGCCACGGGCGACTGGTCGCGGGTGGAGTTCTACGACTCGCTGGACCGCGGCGCCACGCCGGCCTCCGGCTCCGCTCCGTCGCGCGGCATGGTGGTCTGCCCGTGCTCGATGGGGACGCTGGCCTCCATCGCCGCGGGGACGTCGCGCAACCTCGTGGAGCGCTCGGCGGACGTGGCGCTCAAGGAGCGGCGCCCGCTGATCCTCGTACCGCGCGAGACGCCGCTGTCGCTGATCCACCTGGAAAACATGACGCGGCTGACGAGGGCCGGGGCCACCATCATGCCCGCCGCGCCCGGGTTCTACCATCGCCCGCGGTCCATCGACGACCTGGTGGACTTCGTGGCGGCGCGCATTCTGGACCATCTGGACGTGCCGCACACGCTGGGCGCGCGGTGGAAGAGCGGGGAACGCCCGGTGGAGGACGCGTGA
- a CDS encoding metallophosphoesterase family protein, whose product MTDDATVKLGIISDTHGMLRAEVFTVFEGVDHILHAGDIGDLDILTELATFAPVTGVWGNVDTMDIRARVPEVARIELGGVSIVVVHGMQFGSPSPEKLVREYPDAELVVFGHSHRPLIERVGRTLAVNPGSAGRRRFADPVTVALAEIAGGTVTARLVHLDPDRR is encoded by the coding sequence ATGACCGACGACGCGACCGTGAAGCTGGGAATCATCAGCGACACGCACGGAATGCTGCGGGCCGAGGTGTTCACGGTCTTCGAGGGAGTGGACCACATCCTCCACGCCGGCGACATCGGCGATCTGGACATCCTCACCGAACTCGCCACGTTCGCGCCGGTCACGGGCGTGTGGGGGAACGTGGATACGATGGACATCCGCGCTCGTGTGCCCGAAGTCGCACGGATCGAACTCGGCGGCGTTTCCATCGTCGTCGTCCACGGAATGCAGTTCGGCTCGCCATCGCCCGAAAAGCTCGTCCGAGAGTACCCGGACGCGGAGCTGGTCGTCTTCGGCCACTCGCACCGGCCGCTGATCGAGCGGGTGGGGCGGACACTGGCCGTCAATCCCGGCAGCGCCGGCCGCCGCCGCTTCGCCGATCCGGTCACCGTCGCGCTCGCGGAGATCGCGGGCGGAACGGTCACGGCCCGGCTCGTCCACCTGGATCCCGACCGGCGCTGA